The following are encoded in a window of Stigmatella erecta genomic DNA:
- a CDS encoding type I polyketide synthase: MVGASCRLPGGLDSAQALWRCLLEGRDVVQGGDPGARWAHQPLPLPGENEDAQLIRTGGYLRDIAGFDPAFFGIAPREAASIDPQHRLLLEVAWEALENAGIPPRQLEGSQTGVFTGLSQTSYRDLVDPQENEVYHATGMVLSGASGRISYVLGTHGPSVTVEAACASSLVSIHLACQSLLAGESVLALAGGVNINLDWRTTIGFTRARMLSPRGRCHAFDSRADGFVRSEGGGMVVLKRLSDAERDGDRILALVRGSAVNHVGHSQGLMMPSASAQKEVLSAALARAGVAPGQVGLVEAHGTGTPVGDPIEFEAVASVYGQGTGRCALGAVKTNVGHTESAAGVIGFIKAVMALQEGVVPPNLNFERWNPQIPAQGTRLFVPTRVEPWPVRGERRFASVSAFGVTGSNAHLVLEQAPRRAPSIPAHAPRRQEQERIFTLSAGSPAALRGFAERMGAWLAGDGGDVPLRDIAHTLAVRRSHALHRAAVVASSREALATGLHALAQGASSRNVLLGRAEAASRPVWVFSGYGSQWEGMGRTLLDHEPAFTQVIDALEPIAAREAGISLRQLITSALPMERMDVVQPLLYALQVGLAATWRSHGVHPAAVVGHSVGEVAAAAAAGMLTLEQGMIVTCARSRLLQRMAGGSMAVVGLSEEQVTEELAREGHPGVNVAVVASPASTVISGNASSVTALMDRWSARGLFVSAVAVQVAAHSPQVEPVLGELALALAGIRPTPPQVPFYSTALETPRAKAVCDAAYWVANLRRPVRFAPAIEALLTDGHDLFVEISPHALLTASIEETATAMGRGVRVLPTLLRERPEHTTFFTHLAALHCSGGRVDWAPVYPEGTRVDLPTTVWERREYWPARPATSPLPHPSAHPLLGIRAQLPDADTEEGIRYVWNGDVGTAVHPWLGDHRVRELPVLPGAAYVEMAIAAACEVFQGTPDRMQVTNVEFLQLLLLTEHVQVCSVATLHRGKLRFEVLTRGTAGAWVCHARAELEQDAPILLPAAEALAEGRDANGHDAGGLYRKLHKLGLNYGPAFSGLVRFFAAGAPAQGRLGEVSLPEAARLRQGRVWLHPALLDACLQALATSVLEGAGGEAEDTPWLPTSVARIQLAGDLSGIRWCRAWVDTAPEGALTGRIHLLGQTGTLLGVLEGIQLIRMKPPQAAETLRERLFQTAWEEVPLTRPELPSLPGRWLLLAEDGARPFAQGLLAALDGQGARGDLVVGTGPGLAACVAQHLARAGAGPAYQGLVFCTAPAGMEASPQPGGPEAQERLCHVVELVRAHAEGTPLPRLWLVTQGARPVLPEDPVRPDHAALQGLARILNYEHPELRATLVDADPSAPPAQLAGELLAGRSEDEVAWRGGVRRVARLVSSPLRPEERLKPRPVTARYGRDGFFLHADGSGTFEGLGFVARERRAPQRDEIEVQVRVASLNFRDVMIALGMLPSDDGLDLNLGADCAGVVTAVGSGVRHLRPGDRVMAMAGGAQGTFSSFYLVPAHCAVRLPEEMTLEDAATLPATYATAWYGLRRLARLAPGESVLIHSAAGGVGLAALAIARARGAQIFATAGDETKRAYLRELGIPHVMDSRSLDFAAQVREFTDGRGVDVVLNSLAGDALRASLETLAPNGRFIEIGRRDLYGNSKIGLRVLRHGITFSSVDMKHLEPEAMREVLTDVLEEAASGRLPPLPYRLFPFAQAAEAFRLMAGGKHIGRLMLTLPASGEQHVRPAPGSSQAVRPGDAYVVTGGLRGLGLETARWLASHGAGRVVLNGRSAPSEDTLAVIAQLRAAGTEVDVVRGDIALPGTAHQLVATATAGGKALRGVIHAAVVLDDAPVAHLTPERIHRVWQPKAAGAWNLHQATLGHDLDWWVAFSSQTSLVGNAGQGNYAAANAWLDAFAAWRRRQGLPALAINWGAWGEAGRAQDFKARGFTTIGNREGLAALEALLLHGRTSTGMFAFEPHLWFRAFPQAADSSFFARVLDKAQQESSPPRSPDTAPLEALRAAPPGMRRQNLLQAHLVTQLGVVTGLQAAAISPDTTFTHQGLDSLMAVQLRNLVRASLGVELPVNAVWTYPTPAKLASYLDGVLGKDSSNTGGRS, translated from the coding sequence GTGGTGGGTGCGTCCTGCCGGTTACCCGGAGGCCTGGACTCGGCCCAGGCCCTGTGGCGCTGCCTTCTCGAAGGGCGGGACGTGGTGCAAGGGGGAGACCCGGGCGCCCGGTGGGCCCATCAGCCCCTCCCCCTCCCCGGCGAGAACGAGGATGCCCAGCTGATCCGCACCGGGGGCTACCTCCGGGACATCGCCGGGTTTGATCCGGCGTTCTTCGGCATCGCCCCCCGGGAAGCAGCCTCCATTGATCCCCAGCACCGGCTGCTCCTGGAGGTGGCCTGGGAGGCGCTGGAGAACGCGGGCATTCCGCCCCGGCAGCTCGAGGGCAGCCAGACGGGCGTCTTCACCGGCCTGTCCCAGACGAGCTACCGCGACCTGGTGGACCCGCAGGAGAACGAGGTCTACCACGCGACGGGCATGGTGCTCAGCGGCGCCTCGGGCCGCATCTCGTACGTGCTCGGGACGCACGGCCCCAGCGTGACGGTGGAGGCGGCGTGTGCCTCCTCGCTGGTCTCCATCCACCTGGCCTGCCAGAGCCTGCTGGCGGGCGAGTCGGTGCTGGCCCTGGCCGGCGGGGTCAACATCAACCTGGACTGGAGGACCACCATCGGCTTCACGCGCGCGCGCATGCTCTCGCCGCGCGGCCGGTGCCACGCCTTCGACAGCCGCGCCGATGGCTTCGTGCGCAGCGAGGGCGGCGGCATGGTGGTGCTCAAGCGGCTGTCCGATGCCGAGCGGGATGGAGACCGCATCCTCGCCCTGGTGCGCGGCAGCGCGGTGAACCATGTGGGCCACTCGCAGGGGCTCATGATGCCCTCGGCGAGCGCGCAGAAAGAGGTGCTGAGCGCGGCGTTGGCCCGGGCGGGGGTGGCCCCGGGGCAGGTGGGGTTGGTGGAAGCCCATGGCACCGGCACGCCGGTGGGGGACCCGATCGAGTTCGAGGCCGTGGCCTCCGTCTACGGCCAGGGCACGGGACGCTGCGCACTCGGCGCGGTGAAGACCAACGTGGGCCACACCGAGAGCGCCGCGGGCGTCATCGGCTTCATCAAGGCGGTGATGGCCCTCCAGGAAGGCGTCGTCCCGCCCAACCTGAACTTCGAGCGCTGGAACCCCCAGATTCCCGCGCAGGGCACCCGGCTGTTCGTCCCCACCCGGGTGGAGCCGTGGCCCGTCCGGGGAGAGCGCCGCTTCGCATCGGTCTCCGCCTTCGGCGTCACCGGCAGCAATGCTCACCTGGTGCTGGAGCAAGCCCCCCGGCGGGCTCCTTCCATCCCGGCGCACGCCCCGCGGCGGCAGGAGCAGGAGCGAATCTTCACGCTCTCCGCGGGCTCCCCGGCGGCACTGCGGGGGTTCGCAGAGCGGATGGGCGCGTGGCTGGCGGGGGACGGCGGGGACGTTCCGCTGAGAGACATCGCCCATACCCTGGCCGTCCGCCGCTCCCATGCCCTGCACCGCGCGGCGGTGGTGGCCAGCTCCCGGGAGGCGCTGGCCACCGGGCTGCACGCCCTGGCGCAGGGGGCCTCCAGCCGGAACGTCCTCCTGGGCCGGGCCGAGGCGGCCTCCCGGCCCGTCTGGGTGTTCTCCGGCTACGGCTCGCAGTGGGAGGGCATGGGACGCACGCTCCTGGATCACGAGCCCGCCTTCACCCAGGTCATCGACGCGCTGGAGCCCATCGCGGCCCGGGAAGCGGGCATCTCGTTGCGGCAGCTCATCACCTCGGCCCTGCCCATGGAGCGCATGGACGTGGTGCAGCCGCTGCTCTACGCGCTCCAGGTGGGCCTGGCCGCCACCTGGCGCAGCCATGGGGTCCACCCGGCCGCGGTGGTGGGCCACTCCGTGGGCGAGGTCGCCGCGGCGGCCGCCGCGGGCATGCTCACCCTGGAGCAGGGAATGATCGTCACCTGCGCCCGGTCCCGCCTGCTCCAGCGGATGGCGGGGGGCAGCATGGCCGTGGTGGGCCTGTCCGAGGAGCAGGTCACCGAGGAACTGGCCCGCGAGGGCCATCCGGGCGTGAACGTGGCCGTGGTGGCCTCGCCCGCCTCCACGGTGATTTCGGGCAATGCCTCCAGCGTGACGGCGCTGATGGACCGCTGGTCCGCCCGGGGGCTGTTCGTGAGCGCCGTGGCCGTCCAGGTGGCCGCGCACTCGCCCCAGGTGGAGCCCGTGCTGGGGGAGCTGGCCCTGGCGCTGGCGGGGATCCGCCCCACCCCGCCGCAGGTGCCCTTCTACAGCACCGCGCTGGAGACGCCCCGGGCGAAGGCCGTCTGCGACGCGGCCTACTGGGTGGCCAACCTGCGCCGGCCCGTGCGCTTCGCGCCCGCCATCGAGGCGCTGCTCACCGACGGGCATGATCTCTTCGTGGAGATCTCCCCCCACGCGCTGCTGACCGCGTCAATCGAGGAGACCGCGACGGCCATGGGCCGGGGCGTGCGCGTGCTCCCCACGCTGCTCCGGGAGCGGCCCGAGCACACCACCTTCTTCACCCACCTCGCGGCGCTGCACTGCTCGGGCGGCCGGGTGGATTGGGCCCCGGTGTACCCGGAGGGCACGCGGGTGGACCTTCCCACCACCGTCTGGGAGCGCCGGGAGTACTGGCCCGCCCGGCCCGCCACCTCGCCGCTGCCCCACCCCTCCGCCCACCCGCTGCTGGGGATTCGGGCCCAGCTGCCGGACGCGGACACGGAGGAAGGCATCCGCTACGTCTGGAACGGCGATGTGGGGACCGCCGTGCACCCCTGGCTCGGGGACCACCGGGTGCGGGAGCTGCCCGTGCTCCCCGGCGCGGCGTATGTCGAGATGGCCATCGCCGCCGCGTGTGAGGTGTTCCAGGGCACGCCGGACCGGATGCAGGTGACGAACGTCGAGTTCCTGCAGCTGCTGCTGCTCACGGAGCACGTCCAGGTCTGCTCGGTGGCGACGCTCCACCGGGGCAAGCTGCGCTTCGAGGTGCTGACCCGCGGGACGGCCGGGGCCTGGGTGTGCCATGCCCGCGCCGAGCTGGAGCAGGATGCCCCCATCCTCCTGCCAGCCGCCGAGGCGCTGGCGGAGGGACGGGACGCGAACGGGCACGACGCGGGAGGGCTGTACCGCAAGCTGCACAAGCTCGGCCTGAACTACGGGCCCGCCTTCAGCGGCCTCGTCCGCTTCTTCGCCGCGGGAGCGCCTGCCCAGGGCCGGTTGGGCGAGGTGTCCCTGCCCGAGGCGGCCCGGCTCCGGCAGGGCCGGGTCTGGCTGCATCCCGCCTTGCTGGATGCCTGCCTGCAGGCACTGGCCACCTCCGTGCTGGAAGGGGCCGGGGGCGAGGCGGAAGACACGCCGTGGCTGCCCACCTCCGTGGCGCGGATCCAGCTCGCGGGGGACCTCTCGGGGATCCGCTGGTGCCGGGCCTGGGTGGACACCGCCCCGGAGGGCGCGCTGACCGGGCGGATTCACCTGCTCGGCCAGACGGGCACCCTGCTGGGCGTGCTGGAGGGAATCCAGCTCATCCGCATGAAGCCCCCGCAGGCCGCCGAGACGCTGCGGGAGCGCCTGTTCCAGACCGCCTGGGAGGAGGTCCCCCTGACGCGGCCCGAGCTGCCTTCGCTGCCGGGCCGCTGGCTCCTCCTTGCCGAGGACGGGGCGCGTCCCTTCGCCCAGGGGCTGCTCGCCGCGCTGGACGGCCAGGGTGCGCGCGGAGACCTCGTGGTGGGCACCGGCCCCGGGCTGGCCGCGTGCGTGGCCCAGCACCTGGCCCGGGCGGGGGCGGGCCCTGCCTACCAGGGCCTCGTCTTCTGCACCGCCCCCGCCGGGATGGAGGCCTCGCCCCAGCCCGGAGGCCCGGAGGCCCAGGAGCGGCTCTGCCACGTGGTGGAGCTGGTGCGGGCGCACGCCGAGGGGACGCCCTTGCCCCGCCTGTGGCTCGTCACCCAGGGCGCACGGCCGGTCCTGCCGGAGGATCCCGTGCGGCCGGATCACGCCGCCCTCCAGGGGCTGGCCCGGATCCTCAACTACGAGCACCCCGAGCTGCGCGCCACGCTGGTGGATGCCGACCCCAGCGCCCCGCCTGCGCAGCTCGCCGGGGAGCTGCTGGCGGGCCGGAGCGAGGACGAGGTGGCGTGGCGCGGAGGGGTGCGCCGCGTGGCGCGGCTGGTGAGCAGCCCGCTGCGGCCCGAGGAGCGGCTGAAGCCCCGGCCCGTGACGGCACGCTACGGGCGCGACGGCTTCTTCCTGCACGCCGACGGCTCGGGCACCTTCGAGGGGTTGGGCTTCGTGGCCCGGGAACGGCGCGCGCCCCAGCGGGATGAAATCGAGGTGCAGGTCCGCGTGGCCTCGCTGAACTTCCGGGACGTCATGATCGCGCTGGGCATGCTGCCCTCCGATGATGGCCTGGACCTGAACCTGGGGGCGGACTGCGCGGGGGTCGTCACCGCGGTGGGCAGCGGCGTGCGGCACCTGCGCCCCGGCGACCGGGTGATGGCCATGGCGGGCGGAGCGCAGGGCACCTTCTCCTCGTTCTACCTCGTGCCCGCCCACTGCGCGGTGCGGCTCCCCGAGGAGATGACGCTGGAGGACGCGGCCACGCTTCCGGCCACCTATGCGACGGCCTGGTACGGCCTGCGCCGGCTGGCCCGGCTGGCGCCCGGCGAGAGCGTGCTGATCCACTCCGCGGCAGGGGGGGTGGGGCTCGCGGCGCTCGCCATCGCCCGGGCCCGGGGGGCGCAGATCTTCGCCACCGCGGGGGACGAGACCAAGCGCGCCTACCTGCGGGAGCTGGGAATCCCGCACGTGATGGACTCCCGGAGCCTGGACTTCGCCGCGCAGGTGCGGGAGTTCACGGACGGCCGGGGCGTGGACGTCGTCCTCAACTCGCTGGCGGGCGATGCCCTGCGGGCAAGCCTCGAGACGCTCGCCCCCAACGGGCGCTTCATCGAGATTGGCCGGAGGGACCTCTACGGCAACAGCAAGATCGGGCTGCGCGTGCTGCGGCACGGCATCACCTTCAGCAGCGTCGACATGAAGCACCTGGAGCCCGAGGCCATGCGGGAGGTCCTCACGGACGTGCTGGAGGAGGCCGCCTCGGGCCGGCTCCCCCCTCTGCCCTACCGGCTATTTCCCTTCGCCCAGGCCGCGGAAGCCTTCCGGCTCATGGCGGGCGGCAAGCACATCGGCCGGCTGATGCTCACCCTGCCCGCGAGCGGGGAGCAGCATGTGCGGCCCGCTCCGGGCAGCTCCCAGGCCGTCCGGCCCGGGGACGCGTATGTGGTCACGGGAGGGCTCAGGGGCCTGGGCCTGGAGACCGCCCGGTGGCTCGCCTCGCATGGGGCGGGGCGCGTGGTGCTCAACGGACGGTCGGCGCCTTCCGAGGACACCCTCGCCGTCATCGCGCAGCTGCGCGCGGCGGGCACGGAGGTGGACGTGGTGCGGGGCGACATCGCCCTGCCCGGCACCGCCCACCAGCTCGTGGCCACGGCCACCGCCGGGGGCAAGGCGCTGCGAGGGGTGATTCACGCGGCCGTCGTCCTGGATGACGCGCCCGTGGCCCACCTCACGCCCGAGCGGATTCACCGTGTCTGGCAGCCCAAGGCCGCCGGCGCCTGGAACCTGCATCAGGCCACGCTCGGCCATGACCTGGACTGGTGGGTGGCCTTCTCCTCCCAGACGTCGCTGGTGGGCAACGCGGGGCAGGGCAACTACGCGGCGGCCAACGCCTGGCTGGATGCGTTCGCCGCCTGGCGCCGCCGGCAGGGGCTCCCGGCCCTGGCCATCAACTGGGGCGCCTGGGGAGAAGCCGGGCGAGCCCAGGACTTCAAGGCCCGGGGCTTCACCACGATTGGCAACCGGGAGGGCCTGGCGGCCCTGGAAGCACTGCTGCTGCACGGCCGGACCTCGACGGGCATGTTCGCCTTCGAGCCCCACCTGTGGTTCCGCGCCTTCCCGCAGGCGGCGGACTCCTCCTTCTTCGCCCGGGTTCTCGACAAGGCGCAGCAGGAGTCCTCCCCCCCGCGGTCCCCCGACACGGCCCCCCTGGAGGCCCTCCGGGCCGCGCCCCCCGGCATGCGGCGCCAGAACCTCCTCCAGGCCCACCTGGTGACGCAGCTGGGCGTCGTCACGGGACTGCAAGCCGCGGCGATCTCACCCGACACCACCTTCACCCATCAGGGACTGGATTCACTCATGGCCGTGCAACTGCGCAACCTCGTCCGCGCGTCGCTGGGGGTCGAACTGCCCGTCAACGCCGTGTGGACCTACCCGACGCCGGCGAAGCTCGCCTCGTACCTCGATGGGGTGCTCGGCAAGGACTCCTCGAACACGGGAGGCCGCTCATGA
- a CDS encoding thioesterase II family protein translates to MSGLSLSKGGAGAWLVNLHPRPYAGMRLYCFPYSGAGASAYMGWSRRMASFVDLHAISLPGREHRASEPPLIDQGLLVEQLAEAISAQNDARPFAFFGHSMGALLAFETARRLRKLQRPGPCLLAVSSVAAPQLEFMAQQTSQMLAKDPARLLRHFCAVQPEVLADPDVASAAIPPLLADILLLLRHRYVPEAPLDVALSICGSDRDPLVPLDRLSAWSAQTTREPTLHLYPGGHFYWNECLPELIEELNADLAEAYQAFPSAAVGS, encoded by the coding sequence ATGAGCGGGCTCTCCCTGTCGAAGGGCGGCGCGGGCGCCTGGCTCGTCAACCTCCACCCCCGCCCGTACGCCGGCATGCGGCTGTATTGCTTCCCCTACTCCGGCGCGGGCGCCTCGGCCTACATGGGGTGGTCCCGGCGGATGGCCTCCTTCGTGGACCTGCACGCCATCAGCCTGCCCGGGCGGGAACACCGCGCCAGCGAGCCCCCCCTCATCGACCAGGGGCTCCTGGTGGAGCAGCTCGCCGAGGCCATCAGCGCCCAGAACGATGCCCGTCCTTTCGCCTTCTTCGGGCACAGCATGGGCGCGCTGCTCGCGTTCGAGACGGCGCGGCGGTTGCGCAAGCTCCAGCGGCCCGGCCCCTGCCTGCTGGCCGTCTCGTCGGTGGCGGCGCCGCAACTGGAGTTCATGGCCCAGCAGACCTCGCAAATGCTGGCAAAGGACCCCGCGCGCCTGCTGCGCCACTTCTGCGCGGTGCAGCCCGAGGTGCTCGCGGATCCGGACGTGGCCTCCGCCGCCATTCCCCCCCTGCTCGCCGACATCCTGCTGCTGCTCCGGCACCGGTATGTTCCGGAGGCGCCGCTGGACGTCGCCCTGTCGATTTGCGGCTCGGACCGCGACCCGCTGGTGCCCCTGGATCGCCTGTCCGCCTGGAGCGCGCAGACGACCCGCGAGCCCACCCTGCACCTCTACCCCGGCGGGCACTTCTACTGGAACGAGTGCCTGCCGGAGCTCATCGAGGAGCTGAACGCGGACCTGGCGGAGGCGTACCAAGCCTTCCCCTCCGCCGCCGTGGGCTCGTGA
- a CDS encoding amidohydrolase family protein, translated as MTVNGCSESVRPSPPLAALLACLLATGCAHGPKPADPSSRVVLEGARVFDGESLSGPSTVVLEGAFIRAVGPRGSVPVPRGARVVDYTGKTLLPGLIVAHAHVGHTRGMEMGPEFYTRELIAQQLDRYQAYGVVAVNALGMNRPLFYTLRRELNGHTSGADLYGAGPGLGAPQGAPPPQMKIAEDQVARPRTAEEARARVRDMAERGVDMIKLWVDSLGGKQPKLSPAVYRAAIDEAHRNGLKAAAHIHDLEDAKALAEAGVDVIAHGVRDQRVDDAFIQTLKARGTWYIPTVQLDEANYIYAEHPAWMNEPFFRAAVEPELQRHFEDATWQRETLAGPEAAKARQAVALNQENLRLLHEAGVKVGFGTDSGALPHRIPGFAEHRELELMVQAGLTPAQALRVATRNSAELLGLKDRGRIAPDMVADLVVLDADPTEDIRHTQRIHTVWRRGVEVR; from the coding sequence ATGACGGTCAACGGATGCAGCGAGTCAGTTCGCCCTTCACCCCCCCTGGCCGCCCTGCTGGCGTGCCTGCTGGCCACCGGGTGCGCCCATGGGCCGAAGCCGGCCGATCCTTCCTCCCGGGTCGTCCTGGAGGGGGCGCGCGTCTTCGATGGAGAGAGCCTGAGCGGGCCCTCCACGGTGGTACTCGAAGGCGCGTTCATCCGCGCGGTGGGCCCCCGGGGCTCGGTGCCGGTGCCCCGCGGGGCGCGGGTGGTGGACTACACCGGAAAGACGCTGCTCCCGGGACTCATCGTGGCCCATGCCCATGTGGGCCACACCCGGGGCATGGAGATGGGGCCGGAGTTCTACACCCGCGAGCTCATCGCCCAGCAGCTCGACCGGTACCAGGCGTACGGCGTGGTGGCGGTCAACGCGCTGGGGATGAACCGGCCCCTGTTCTACACGCTGCGCCGGGAGCTGAATGGCCACACCTCGGGGGCGGACCTCTACGGGGCGGGGCCTGGGCTGGGAGCTCCCCAGGGGGCGCCTCCCCCGCAGATGAAGATCGCCGAGGACCAGGTCGCCCGGCCGCGAACGGCCGAGGAGGCCCGTGCCCGGGTCCGCGACATGGCCGAGCGCGGCGTGGACATGATCAAACTGTGGGTCGACAGCCTGGGCGGAAAGCAGCCCAAGCTGTCCCCGGCGGTCTACCGCGCGGCGATCGACGAGGCGCACCGCAACGGCTTGAAGGCCGCCGCCCACATTCATGACCTGGAGGATGCGAAGGCCCTGGCCGAGGCGGGCGTCGATGTCATTGCCCACGGCGTGAGGGACCAGCGCGTGGATGACGCGTTCATCCAGACGCTGAAGGCGCGGGGCACCTGGTACATCCCCACGGTGCAGCTGGACGAGGCGAACTACATCTACGCCGAGCACCCCGCGTGGATGAATGAGCCGTTCTTCCGGGCCGCGGTGGAGCCGGAACTGCAGCGCCACTTCGAGGATGCCACCTGGCAGCGCGAGACGCTCGCGGGGCCCGAGGCGGCGAAGGCGCGCCAGGCGGTCGCGCTCAACCAGGAGAACCTGCGCCTGCTGCACGAGGCCGGGGTGAAGGTGGGCTTTGGAACCGACTCGGGGGCGCTGCCCCATCGCATTCCCGGCTTCGCCGAGCACCGCGAGCTGGAGTTGATGGTCCAGGCGGGACTGACCCCTGCCCAGGCCCTGCGCGTGGCCACGCGCAACTCGGCGGAGTTGCTGGGGTTGAAGGACCGGGGCCGCATTGCCCCGGACATGGTGGCGGACCTGGTGGTGCTCGACGCGGACCCCACCGAGGACATCCGCCACACCCAGCGCATCCACACCGTGTGGCGGCGAGGCGTGGAGGTCCGCTAG
- a CDS encoding family 16 glycosylhydrolase: MRRSGTAWAQALLRCGVWMLGLGGVGCSKKEEPPPEAPVCQAEALESTDPSKVTIAGQPYSMTWGDDFGGALNGGQPKSKLNAAFWGKENLGVNYELQAYTNRECTDTPTAWNYCVEDGKLTLLARQESLDCVVWQQCSATSACGTNGTCVNGYCLNDQNQNGVWDHDECAPANGVSNPPVNGTKYTSGRISSDEKVEFRYGYIEFRARMPFAELPAGTVPPQGMWPAIWLLGANSAIKNGGIDDSAGWPMTGEIDIMEYSQIKENPALFPGNEAMGFNTLWREYPEAGELAASPGGWQPNACSEWPNNGDAKCDGTVDGPRAAWKGKTLDYHQWHTWGFLWEENRFQIYIDDLPQHGGAPVGVFSIGDDATEFRQPMYLILNNAVGGELGCLGWNGRTCSASAQCANNAACVNGKCQETPGSCLNIDWAAQGGMAKLEVDYVRWYHRDSGYARLPRAACQNGDGQGASDNIIRNCGFNEDFTYHRSDLFFEGGQGLTDIRNEGGEHGYVQWVRVDNGGWQSYSVQVRQEGFTLQAGETYTWKVDLKASAELPVLIKIVQAQEPWGVAATFTCNVGTAWTACSPPDFVLGATGTGKYKFEIDLGNGGLANYTGKEVFIDNMYLGTVTHSCQPDCTGKLCGDDGCGGTCGACLPGTVCAGWGQCAAPSQGGGTDGGTPDAGTPDAGAPDAGAPDAGPGEGGTVRLEAEAAALEGCWAEAGGDSGDKVVAFEGGDSICWSHVNLSGRTSATVHVGAPHAGGQAQLTFNGDVIGTVTLGTATCGWSAPNLADITTALSTGGTGTLCLKGETHPKGWIFSVDYLDLK, encoded by the coding sequence ATGAGACGAAGTGGGACGGCATGGGCGCAAGCGCTGCTGCGCTGCGGGGTGTGGATGCTCGGGCTGGGGGGGGTGGGGTGCAGCAAGAAGGAAGAGCCCCCTCCGGAAGCGCCGGTCTGCCAGGCCGAGGCGCTCGAATCCACGGACCCCTCGAAGGTCACCATCGCGGGACAGCCGTACTCGATGACCTGGGGGGATGACTTCGGGGGCGCGCTCAACGGCGGGCAGCCCAAGTCGAAGCTCAACGCGGCCTTCTGGGGAAAGGAAAACCTGGGGGTCAACTACGAGCTGCAGGCCTATACGAACCGGGAGTGTACGGACACCCCCACGGCCTGGAACTACTGCGTCGAGGACGGCAAGCTCACGTTGCTTGCACGGCAGGAGTCCCTGGACTGTGTCGTCTGGCAGCAGTGCTCGGCCACCAGCGCCTGTGGCACGAACGGCACCTGCGTCAACGGCTACTGCCTGAATGATCAAAACCAGAACGGGGTGTGGGACCACGACGAGTGCGCGCCCGCCAACGGGGTGTCGAACCCGCCGGTGAACGGCACGAAGTACACCTCCGGCCGCATCAGCAGCGACGAGAAGGTGGAGTTCCGGTACGGCTACATCGAGTTCCGGGCGCGGATGCCCTTCGCCGAGCTGCCGGCCGGGACGGTGCCTCCCCAGGGCATGTGGCCCGCCATCTGGCTGCTCGGGGCCAACAGCGCCATCAAGAACGGCGGCATCGACGATTCGGCGGGTTGGCCCATGACGGGCGAGATCGACATCATGGAGTACTCGCAGATCAAGGAGAACCCGGCCCTGTTCCCCGGGAACGAGGCCATGGGCTTCAACACCCTGTGGCGCGAGTACCCGGAGGCAGGCGAGCTGGCGGCGAGCCCGGGCGGCTGGCAGCCCAACGCGTGCAGCGAGTGGCCCAACAACGGGGATGCCAAGTGCGATGGCACCGTGGACGGCCCCCGGGCGGCGTGGAAGGGGAAGACCCTCGACTACCACCAGTGGCACACCTGGGGGTTCCTCTGGGAGGAGAACAGGTTCCAGATCTACATCGATGACCTGCCCCAGCATGGCGGGGCCCCCGTGGGCGTCTTCAGCATCGGCGATGACGCGACCGAGTTCCGTCAGCCCATGTACCTCATCCTCAACAACGCGGTGGGCGGCGAGCTGGGGTGTCTGGGGTGGAATGGCCGGACGTGCTCGGCCAGCGCGCAGTGCGCGAACAACGCCGCGTGCGTGAATGGCAAGTGCCAGGAGACGCCGGGCTCTTGCCTCAACATCGACTGGGCCGCTCAGGGCGGCATGGCGAAGCTCGAGGTGGACTACGTGCGGTGGTACCACCGGGATTCGGGCTACGCGCGGTTGCCCCGGGCCGCGTGCCAGAACGGCGACGGACAGGGCGCCTCGGACAACATCATCCGCAACTGTGGCTTCAACGAGGACTTCACCTACCACCGCAGCGATCTCTTCTTCGAGGGCGGCCAGGGGCTCACCGACATCCGCAACGAGGGCGGCGAGCATGGCTACGTGCAGTGGGTGCGCGTCGATAACGGCGGCTGGCAGAGCTACAGCGTCCAGGTGCGCCAGGAGGGCTTCACCCTGCAGGCGGGGGAGACCTACACGTGGAAGGTGGACCTGAAGGCGAGCGCGGAGCTTCCCGTGCTCATCAAGATCGTCCAGGCGCAGGAGCCCTGGGGCGTGGCCGCCACCTTCACCTGCAACGTGGGCACCGCCTGGACGGCGTGCAGCCCGCCGGACTTCGTCCTCGGCGCCACCGGCACCGGCAAGTACAAGTTCGAGATCGACCTGGGCAATGGGGGCCTGGCCAACTACACCGGCAAGGAGGTCTTCATCGACAACATGTATCTGGGCACCGTCACCCATTCTTGCCAGCCGGACTGCACCGGCAAGCTGTGTGGGGATGACGGGTGCGGCGGAACCTGCGGCGCCTGCTTGCCGGGAACGGTCTGCGCGGGCTGGGGACAGTGCGCGGCGCCCAGCCAGGGGGGCGGGACGGACGGGGGAACGCCGGACGCGGGAACGCCGGACGCGGGCGCTCCGGACGCCGGGGCTCCGGATGCCGGCCCGGGCGAGGGCGGCACCGTCCGCCTGGAGGCGGAGGCCGCCGCGCTGGAGGGCTGCTGGGCCGAGGCGGGCGGTGACAGCGGCGACAAGGTGGTCGCCTTCGAGGGCGGAGACTCGATCTGCTGGAGCCACGTGAACCTGTCGGGCCGCACCTCCGCGACGGTGCACGTGGGCGCGCCCCATGCCGGAGGCCAGGCCCAGCTGACGTTCAACGGCGACGTCATCGGCACGGTGACGCTGGGCACGGCGACGTGTGGTTGGAGCGCGCCGAACCTGGCCGACATCACCACGGCCCTCTCCACGGGTGGCACCGGGACGCTCTGCCTCAAGGGGGAGACCCATCCGAAGGGATGGATCTTCTCGGTGGACTACCTCGATCTGAAGTAG